A stretch of the Vitis vinifera cultivar Pinot Noir 40024 chromosome 16, ASM3070453v1 genome encodes the following:
- the LOC100255607 gene encoding uncharacterized protein LOC100255607 — MSFHKPRFSRSSVAVADAASCYCAVILVALILLASVREYSSLPTDESVKGHQLLARPCDEIYVVGEGETLHTISDKCGDPYIVEQNPHIHDPDDVFPGLVIKITPSKQRKLLR, encoded by the coding sequence ATGTCTTTCCACAAGCCCAGATTTTCAAGGTCATCAGTAGCAGTAGCTGATGCTGCTTCGTGTTACTGTGCTGTTATTCTGGTGGCTTTAATCCTCTTGGCCTCTGTCAGAGAGTATTCTTCTCTCCCCACAGACGAGTCGGTGAAGGGGCACCAACTTCTGGCGCGGCCATGTGATGAAATCTATGTTGTTGGAGAAGGAGAAACCCTCCACACCATCAGCGACAAGTGTGGAGACCCGTATATAGTCGAGCAGAATCCACATATCCATGACCCAGATGATGTCTTTCCTGGACTTGTCATCAAAATCACTCCTTCAAAGCAGAGGAAGCTGCTGAGGTAG